From Streptosporangium album, the proteins below share one genomic window:
- a CDS encoding HAMP domain-containing protein, with translation MTTANTVPDVEERRYSESELKPILQTLITWRDGDFRRRVPHAPPGILSEIRLLLNEVADRREHLANELHRVRREVVKEGRFGERLTAGPGVGSWAESVDSVNALIDALVGPVSGAADVIDAVAKGDLSRRIDLDRSARGEVRRLGKAINGMVDQLSLFTSEVTRVAREVGTEGRLGGRANVRGMSGSWRDLTEAVNTMSSRVSAQVRDIALVTTAVARGDLSRKVTVDAVGEMFELKNTVNTMVDQLSAFAEEVTRVAREVGTEGELGGQAQVRGVSGVWKDLTDNVNVMASNLTTQVRAIAAVSTAVAQGDLSKKITADAQGEILQLKDTLNTMVDQLSMFADEVTRVAREVGTEGQLGGQARVRGVSGVWKDLTDNVNSMANNLTYQVRNIAEVTTAVATGDLTRKIDVDAQGEILALKTTINTMVDQLSSFASEVSRVAREVGSEGQLGGQAQVRGVSGTWKDLTDNVNVMANNLTTQVRQIAAVSTAVAQGNLSKKITADAQGEILQLKDTLNTMVDQLSMFADEVTRVAREVGTEGQLGGQARVRGVSGVWKDLTDNVNSMANNLTYQVRNIAEVTTAVANGNLTRKIDVNAQGEILALKTTINTMVDQLSSFASEVTRVAREVGSEGKLGGQARVEGAEGIWKRLTENVNELAGRLTTQVRAIAEVTTAVARGDLTRSITVDAGGEIGELKDNINTMVSVLRDTTTANQEQDWLKSNLARISRLMQGHRDLMEVAKLIMSELTPLVSAHYGAFYLAEPAGDHDLYLIAGYGARPGSKIRQRFAVGEGIVGQAAFEGKRIILESVPAKYLTVDSGLSSSAPAQIVVVPILFEAQVLGVVELASFSQFGEVHHDFMTQLVETIGVTMNTIIANSRTEDLLTESQRLTTELQERSDELQRQQEELRRSNAELEDKAALLAKQNRAIEIQNFQIEQARRTLEERAEQLAVSSRYKSEFLANMSHELRTPLNSLLVLAKLLTENAEGNLTLQQVEFARTIHGAGSALLQLINDILDLSKVEAGRMDIHPQQISLPKLVDYFEATFAPLAQDKGLSFAVEVDPSIPQELRTDEQRLQQVLRNLLSNAIKFTPKGEVRLRVIHAQRSVAFVDDTLRGADGILAFEVVDTGIGIAADKLEVIFEAFRQADGTTSRKYGGTGLGLSICREIARLLGGEIHVLSEVGQGSTFTLYLPPSYAGPLASRDGGASAPNSSPRSQTLIGVLEEPDDLPELAMPENLPDTVFPQNGGPPWKGGDDPLAGAKILIVDDDIRNVFALTSVLERYGSTVVYAENGREGIEQLERNEDVALVLMDIMMPEMDGWATTSAIRRMPQFADLPIIALTAKVMQGDREKSIASGASDYVPKPVDVDRLLERLRGWLTRGKAASDSDEGA, from the coding sequence TCCTGAGCGAGATCCGTCTGCTGCTCAACGAGGTCGCCGACCGCCGCGAGCACCTCGCCAACGAGCTCCACCGGGTCCGCCGCGAGGTGGTGAAGGAGGGCCGGTTCGGTGAGCGCCTCACCGCGGGGCCAGGCGTAGGGTCCTGGGCGGAGAGCGTCGACTCGGTGAACGCGCTGATCGACGCCCTGGTCGGACCGGTCAGCGGTGCGGCGGACGTGATCGACGCGGTGGCCAAGGGAGACCTGTCCCGGCGGATCGACCTCGACCGGAGCGCGCGGGGCGAGGTGCGCCGCCTCGGCAAGGCGATCAACGGCATGGTCGACCAGCTCTCCCTGTTCACCTCCGAGGTGACGCGGGTGGCGCGCGAGGTCGGCACCGAGGGCCGTCTGGGCGGCCGGGCGAACGTGCGGGGCATGTCGGGGAGCTGGCGCGACCTCACCGAGGCCGTGAACACCATGTCCAGCCGCGTCTCCGCGCAGGTCCGCGACATCGCGCTGGTCACCACGGCGGTCGCCCGGGGCGACCTGAGCCGCAAGGTCACCGTCGACGCGGTCGGTGAGATGTTCGAGCTGAAGAACACCGTCAACACGATGGTCGATCAGCTGTCGGCGTTCGCCGAGGAGGTCACCCGCGTCGCCCGCGAGGTCGGCACCGAGGGCGAGCTCGGCGGTCAGGCCCAGGTGCGCGGGGTCTCCGGCGTCTGGAAGGACCTGACCGACAACGTCAACGTCATGGCGAGCAACCTGACCACCCAGGTCCGGGCGATCGCGGCGGTGTCGACGGCGGTGGCCCAGGGCGACCTGTCCAAGAAGATCACAGCGGACGCGCAGGGGGAGATCCTCCAGCTCAAGGACACCCTCAACACCATGGTCGACCAGCTGTCGATGTTCGCCGACGAGGTCACCCGCGTCGCCCGCGAGGTCGGCACCGAAGGCCAGCTCGGCGGCCAGGCCCGCGTCCGAGGCGTCTCCGGCGTCTGGAAGGACCTGACCGACAACGTCAACTCCATGGCCAACAACCTGACCTACCAGGTCCGCAACATCGCCGAGGTCACCACCGCCGTCGCCACGGGCGACCTGACCCGCAAGATCGACGTGGACGCGCAGGGCGAGATCCTCGCCCTGAAGACCACCATCAACACCATGGTCGACCAGCTGTCCTCCTTCGCCTCCGAGGTGAGCCGGGTGGCCCGCGAGGTCGGCTCCGAGGGCCAGCTCGGCGGTCAGGCCCAGGTGCGCGGCGTCTCCGGCACCTGGAAGGACCTGACCGACAACGTCAACGTCATGGCCAACAACCTGACCACCCAGGTCCGCCAGATCGCGGCCGTGTCCACCGCGGTGGCCCAGGGCAACCTGTCCAAGAAGATCACAGCGGACGCGCAGGGGGAGATCCTCCAGCTCAAGGACACCCTCAACACCATGGTCGACCAGCTGTCGATGTTCGCCGACGAGGTCACCCGCGTCGCCCGCGAGGTCGGCACCGAAGGCCAGCTCGGCGGCCAGGCCCGCGTCCGAGGCGTCTCCGGCGTCTGGAAGGACCTGACCGACAACGTCAACTCCATGGCCAACAACCTGACCTACCAGGTCCGCAACATCGCCGAGGTCACCACCGCCGTCGCCAACGGCAACCTGACCCGCAAGATCGACGTGAACGCGCAGGGCGAGATCCTCGCCCTGAAGACCACCATCAACACCATGGTCGACCAGCTGTCCTCCTTCGCCTCCGAGGTCACCCGCGTCGCCCGCGAGGTCGGCTCCGAAGGCAAACTGGGCGGCCAGGCCCGGGTGGAGGGCGCCGAGGGCATCTGGAAGCGCCTCACCGAGAACGTCAACGAGCTGGCGGGCCGCCTCACCACCCAGGTCCGGGCGATCGCCGAGGTCACCACCGCCGTCGCCCGCGGCGACCTGACCCGCTCGATCACCGTCGACGCCGGGGGTGAGATCGGCGAGCTCAAGGACAACATCAACACGATGGTATCCGTGCTCCGCGACACCACCACCGCCAACCAGGAACAGGACTGGCTGAAGTCCAACCTGGCGCGGATCTCCCGCCTCATGCAGGGCCATCGTGACCTGATGGAGGTCGCCAAGCTCATCATGAGCGAACTGACCCCGCTGGTCTCCGCCCACTACGGTGCCTTCTACCTGGCCGAGCCCGCCGGCGACCACGACCTCTACCTGATCGCCGGGTACGGCGCACGCCCCGGCTCGAAGATCCGTCAGCGCTTCGCGGTCGGCGAGGGGATCGTCGGGCAGGCCGCCTTCGAGGGCAAGCGGATCATCCTGGAGAGCGTCCCCGCGAAATACCTCACCGTGGACAGTGGTCTCAGCTCCTCCGCCCCCGCCCAGATCGTCGTGGTGCCCATCCTGTTCGAGGCCCAGGTCCTGGGCGTCGTGGAGCTGGCCTCGTTCAGTCAGTTCGGCGAGGTCCACCACGACTTCATGACCCAGCTCGTCGAGACCATCGGCGTCACGATGAACACGATCATCGCCAACTCCCGGACCGAGGACCTGCTGACCGAGTCGCAGCGCCTCACCACCGAGCTGCAGGAACGCTCCGACGAGCTCCAGCGCCAGCAGGAGGAGCTCCGTCGCTCCAACGCCGAACTGGAGGACAAGGCGGCGCTGCTGGCGAAGCAGAACCGGGCCATCGAGATCCAGAACTTCCAGATCGAGCAGGCCCGCCGTACGTTGGAGGAGCGTGCCGAGCAGCTCGCGGTCTCCTCGCGCTACAAGTCCGAGTTCCTGGCCAACATGTCCCACGAGCTGCGCACCCCGCTGAACAGCCTGCTGGTGCTGGCCAAACTGCTCACCGAGAACGCCGAGGGCAACCTCACCCTCCAGCAGGTGGAGTTCGCCAGGACCATCCACGGCGCCGGCTCCGCGCTGCTCCAGCTGATCAACGACATCCTCGACCTGTCCAAGGTCGAGGCCGGGCGGATGGACATCCACCCCCAGCAGATCTCCCTGCCCAAGCTCGTCGACTACTTCGAGGCCACCTTCGCGCCACTGGCCCAGGACAAGGGCCTGTCGTTCGCGGTCGAGGTGGACCCCTCGATCCCGCAGGAGCTCCGTACCGACGAGCAGCGCCTCCAGCAGGTGCTGCGCAACCTGCTCTCCAACGCGATCAAATTCACCCCCAAGGGCGAGGTGCGGCTGCGCGTGATCCACGCCCAGCGCTCCGTGGCCTTCGTGGACGACACTCTGCGCGGTGCCGACGGCATCCTGGCCTTCGAGGTGGTCGACACCGGCATCGGCATCGCCGCCGACAAGCTGGAGGTCATCTTCGAGGCGTTCCGCCAGGCGGACGGCACCACCAGCCGCAAGTACGGCGGGACCGGACTGGGCCTGTCCATCTGCCGCGAGATCGCCCGTCTGCTCGGCGGCGAGATCCATGTGCTCAGCGAGGTCGGCCAGGGGAGCACCTTCACCCTCTACCTGCCGCCGTCCTACGCCGGGCCGCTGGCCTCCCGTGACGGCGGGGCGTCCGCGCCGAACTCCTCGCCTCGCAGCCAGACGCTCATCGGGGTGCTGGAGGAGCCCGACGACCTGCCGGAGCTCGCGATGCCGGAGAACCTGCCCGACACGGTCTTCCCCCAGAACGGGGGCCCGCCGTGGAAGGGCGGCGACGACCCGCTCGCCGGAGCCAAAATCCTGATCGTGGACGACGACATCCGTAACGTGTTCGCACTGACCAGCGTGCTCGAACGGTACGGCTCGACCGTGGTCTACGCCGAGAACGGCCGTGAGGGCATCGAGCAACTCGAACGCAACGAGGACGTCGCCCTGGTCCTGATGGACATCATGATGCCCGAGATGGACGGCTGGGCCACCACCTCCGCGATCCGCCGGATGCCCCAGTTCGCCGACCTGCCGATCATTGCGCTTACCGCTAAGGTCATGCAGGGCGACCGGGAGAAGAGCATCGCGTCCGGCGCCTCCGACTATGTGCCCAAGCCCGTGGACGTAGACCGCCTGCTGGAACGCCTGCGCGGCTGGCTCACCCGGGGTAAGGCAGCGAGCGACTCCGACGAAGGGGCGTGA
- a CDS encoding SDR family oxidoreductase produces the protein MIVVTGATGNVGRSLVQALATAGERVTAVSRTASQVPQGVTHRQVDLSEPESLKPVLDGADALFLLVAGQDPQGILEVAKAGGVGRVVLLSSQGAGTRPEAYAHPRAFEDALQQASADWTILRPGGFHSNAFAWAQTVRSQRMIATPFGDVALPSIDPSDIAEVAAAVLREDTHAGHTYELTGPAPITPRQRAAVIGEALGAPVRFVEQSRAEARAQMLQFMPEPVVEGTLAILGEPMPAEQEVSPHVEQILGRAPRTFAAWAARNIAAFR, from the coding sequence ATGATCGTGGTAACGGGAGCAACCGGGAACGTGGGACGCTCGCTGGTGCAGGCGCTGGCTACGGCCGGTGAGCGGGTGACGGCCGTTTCCCGAACGGCTTCTCAGGTGCCGCAGGGTGTGACGCACCGGCAGGTCGACCTGAGCGAACCCGAGAGCCTCAAGCCGGTGCTCGACGGGGCCGACGCGCTGTTCCTCCTGGTCGCCGGGCAGGACCCGCAGGGCATCCTCGAGGTCGCCAAGGCCGGTGGGGTCGGGCGGGTGGTCCTGTTGTCGTCCCAGGGCGCCGGGACCCGGCCCGAGGCCTACGCTCACCCCCGAGCCTTCGAAGACGCCCTCCAGCAGGCGAGTGCGGACTGGACGATCCTGCGACCGGGAGGCTTCCACTCCAACGCGTTCGCGTGGGCGCAGACCGTCCGCTCGCAACGGATGATCGCCACGCCGTTCGGCGACGTCGCCCTGCCGTCCATCGATCCCTCCGACATCGCAGAGGTCGCGGCCGCCGTCCTGCGCGAGGACACTCACGCCGGCCACACGTACGAACTCACCGGCCCGGCCCCGATCACCCCGCGCCAGCGGGCTGCGGTGATCGGCGAGGCGCTGGGAGCGCCGGTGCGGTTCGTCGAGCAGAGCCGGGCCGAAGCGCGGGCGCAGATGCTGCAGTTCATGCCCGAGCCGGTGGTGGAGGGCACCCTCGCCATCCTGGGCGAGCCGATGCCCGCCGAGCAGGAGGTCAGCCCGCACGTCGAGCAGATCCTCGGTCGCGCGCCCCGTACCTTCGCCGCATGGGCGGCGCGCAACATCGCGGCCTTCCGGTGA
- a CDS encoding zinc-binding dehydrogenase — MRVIRVTRFGGPDVLMAGEAPDPVAGPGQVVVGVSVAEINFIETQLRRGITPGPPLPEPPYVPGGGVSGQVLSTGEGVDPAWAGRRVVTSTATGGGGNAERVVAAAEDLIPVPEGLGLPEAAALLHDGSTAAGLFEGAGIRPGEWVLVEAAGGGLGSLLVQLAHSAGARVIGAARGEQKLRLARELGAEAVVDYSHAGWAERVLKASGGNGADVVFDGVGGEIGRAAFEVTARGGRFSVHGASSGEATVIASEDAERQGVTVFGLEQLMGFRAGTRQRAMRMLSEAAAGRIRPVIGQTFPLEHAADAHAAIEARAVTGKTLLTV; from the coding sequence GTGCGCGTGATACGGGTGACACGGTTCGGGGGCCCCGATGTGCTGATGGCGGGAGAGGCGCCGGATCCGGTCGCAGGGCCGGGCCAGGTCGTCGTAGGTGTTTCGGTCGCGGAAATCAACTTCATCGAGACGCAGCTCCGGCGGGGGATCACCCCTGGCCCCCCGCTGCCGGAGCCACCGTACGTCCCCGGCGGCGGGGTGTCCGGCCAGGTGCTCTCGACGGGGGAGGGCGTGGATCCCGCCTGGGCCGGCCGGCGCGTCGTCACCTCTACGGCGACCGGCGGCGGTGGCAACGCGGAACGGGTTGTGGCCGCGGCTGAGGACCTCATCCCGGTGCCGGAGGGCTTGGGGCTGCCCGAGGCGGCGGCGCTGCTGCACGACGGCAGTACGGCGGCGGGGCTGTTCGAGGGCGCCGGGATCCGTCCTGGGGAGTGGGTGTTGGTCGAGGCGGCCGGCGGCGGCCTCGGCAGTCTGCTGGTGCAGCTCGCGCATTCAGCCGGCGCACGGGTCATCGGCGCCGCCCGTGGTGAGCAGAAACTGCGCCTTGCCCGGGAACTGGGTGCCGAGGCCGTCGTCGACTACTCCCATGCGGGCTGGGCAGAGCGCGTGCTGAAGGCGAGCGGGGGCAACGGGGCCGACGTGGTCTTCGACGGGGTGGGCGGGGAGATCGGCCGGGCGGCGTTCGAGGTGACGGCGCGTGGCGGGCGGTTCTCCGTCCACGGCGCCTCCAGCGGTGAGGCCACCGTGATCGCCTCGGAAGACGCGGAGCGGCAGGGCGTGACCGTGTTCGGGCTCGAACAGCTGATGGGATTCAGGGCCGGCACGCGACAGCGGGCCATGCGGATGCTGTCGGAGGCGGCGGCGGGCCGGATCAGGCCGGTCATCGGGCAGACGTTCCCGCTGGAGCACGCCGCCGACGCACACGCCGCGATAGAGGCGCGGGCCGTCACCGGCAAGACCCTCCTGACGGTTTGA
- a CDS encoding haloalkane dehalogenase — protein sequence MPIQHVLDSTIFYREVGTGVPMVFLHGNPTSSYLWRHILPAVGEPGRRLAPDLIGMGESGKPDIAYTFDDHARYLDAWFDALELDDVVLIGHDWGGALAFDWAARHPARVRGVAFTETIVKPMSWQEFPEGGRSLFEAIKTPGVGEAMILDENAFIEQALPGTVATRLSEEDLETYRRPYPTRDSRRPLLRWPQAMPLGGEPADVVARIEFYDEWLAASTEVPKLLLTFEPGPGTMMGPAIIDWCAASIAGLEIDRHPLTAGHHTPEDQPEVIAASIAAWADKHALRSYGQT from the coding sequence ATGCCTATCCAGCACGTTCTCGACTCGACGATCTTCTACCGGGAGGTCGGCACCGGAGTGCCGATGGTCTTCCTGCACGGTAACCCGACCTCGTCGTACTTGTGGCGGCACATCCTGCCCGCCGTAGGAGAACCCGGCAGGCGTCTGGCACCGGACCTGATCGGAATGGGCGAGTCGGGCAAGCCGGACATCGCCTATACCTTCGACGACCATGCCCGCTACCTGGACGCCTGGTTCGACGCGCTCGAACTCGATGACGTCGTGCTGATCGGACACGACTGGGGCGGCGCCCTCGCCTTCGACTGGGCCGCCCGCCATCCCGCGCGGGTGCGCGGCGTCGCCTTCACCGAGACGATCGTGAAGCCGATGTCCTGGCAGGAGTTCCCCGAAGGGGGTCGCTCCCTGTTCGAGGCGATCAAAACACCCGGGGTGGGTGAGGCCATGATCCTGGACGAGAACGCGTTCATCGAACAGGCGCTGCCCGGCACCGTCGCCACTCGCCTCAGCGAGGAGGACCTCGAAACCTACCGCAGGCCCTACCCAACCCGGGACAGCCGCAGACCGCTGCTGCGATGGCCGCAGGCGATGCCCCTGGGCGGGGAACCGGCCGACGTGGTGGCCAGGATCGAGTTCTATGACGAGTGGCTGGCGGCCAGCACCGAGGTGCCCAAGCTGCTCCTCACCTTCGAGCCCGGTCCCGGGACGATGATGGGTCCCGCAATCATCGACTGGTGCGCCGCCAGCATCGCCGGCCTCGAAATCGACAGGCACCCGCTGACCGCCGGCCACCACACTCCCGAGGATCAGCCCGAGGTTATCGCCGCCTCCATCGCGGCCTGGGCGGACAAGCACGCCCTGCGCTCGTATGGCCAGACCTGA
- a CDS encoding response regulator — protein MPDRAKILLVDDREENLIALEAILSSLDLIPVRARSGEEALKALLNTEFALILLDVRMPGMDGFETASHIKRRERTRNIPIIFLTVIDSAPDYAFRSYAAGAVDYLTKPFDPWVLRAKVAVFVELYNMNRRLTEQASMLRDRLGSELPPGEAADQAAVLPELSRRLSAVEDELLRVSELVRKNNDPNLSGPLSDLSHQLSHLRAGFDALT, from the coding sequence ATGCCGGACCGAGCGAAAATCCTCCTGGTCGACGACCGCGAGGAGAACCTGATCGCGCTCGAGGCCATTCTCAGCTCCCTCGACCTGATCCCCGTCCGGGCCAGGTCGGGTGAGGAGGCGCTCAAAGCGCTGCTGAACACCGAGTTCGCGCTGATCCTGCTGGATGTGCGCATGCCCGGTATGGATGGTTTCGAGACCGCATCCCACATCAAGCGCCGCGAACGCACACGCAACATCCCGATCATCTTTCTGACCGTCATCGACAGCGCTCCCGACTACGCCTTCCGCAGCTACGCCGCCGGTGCCGTCGACTACCTCACCAAGCCGTTCGACCCCTGGGTGCTCCGGGCCAAGGTCGCGGTGTTCGTCGAGCTCTACAACATGAACCGCCGCCTGACCGAACAGGCGTCCATGCTCCGCGACCGCCTCGGCTCCGAGCTTCCCCCGGGCGAGGCGGCCGACCAGGCAGCCGTGCTCCCCGAGCTGTCCAGGCGGCTCAGCGCGGTCGAGGACGAGCTTCTCCGGGTCAGTGAACTGGTTCGCAAGAACAACGACCCGAACCTCTCCGGCCCGCTGTCCGACCTCTCCCACCAACTCAGCCACCTCCGGGCGGGCTTCGACGCGCTCACCTGA
- a CDS encoding pyridoxamine 5'-phosphate oxidase family protein → MLSASAEAFLSEPHLATLTTFRPDGSPHVVAVRFTWDGQAGMARVMTVASSRKARNLLAAPGGRAALCQVAGFRWITLEGTATVSDDLRRMAEGVRRYTRRYSSPPPDPPGRVVIEIAVDRVMNLNS, encoded by the coding sequence ATGTTGTCAGCCTCGGCGGAGGCATTCCTGTCCGAGCCGCACCTGGCCACGCTGACCACCTTCCGGCCTGACGGCTCACCACACGTGGTGGCCGTGCGCTTCACCTGGGACGGCCAGGCCGGGATGGCCAGGGTCATGACGGTCGCCTCCTCGCGCAAGGCCCGCAATCTCCTGGCCGCCCCGGGCGGTCGCGCCGCGCTCTGCCAGGTGGCGGGCTTCCGCTGGATCACGCTGGAAGGCACCGCCACCGTCTCAGACGATCTACGGCGGATGGCCGAAGGGGTGCGCCGCTACACCAGGCGCTACTCCTCGCCGCCGCCCGATCCGCCCGGCCGGGTCGTCATCGAGATCGCGGTGGACCGCGTGATGAACCTCAACAGCTGA
- a CDS encoding NYN domain-containing protein, producing MDRCALFVDAGYLLADGAMAVHGTRHREAVSWDYPGLLKLLSNLSKERTGLPLLRCYWYEASVEGRRTAEHDALADIPGLKLRLSRIRPGRREGVDAQVHRDLMTLARNSAVCDAVVVSGDEDLAQVVCDAQDLGIRVTVVHIAADGSWAVSRSLRQECDDLIEIGGGHLRPYVSLTGGAVDTPPSGNGHQPTGNGQVVASPAVSNNGASHVAPQALRVNPAPSQPALPSYPSYNHEPPPAPAPQQQAPAPQQAPAPPPPTPNGPTGPLPATPQYTPGNTGSMPSYQPGQLGVYTGPQAAPVPVQSMSNSSTTTLSDAVKAAHKEGYDFGESVAKDAPALWLEAVLARKPRMPSDLEARLLQGSSLPIDFLLHDEVRHALRRGFWDALERARR from the coding sequence GTGGATCGCTGCGCGCTGTTCGTGGACGCAGGCTACCTGCTGGCCGACGGCGCGATGGCCGTACATGGGACTCGCCATCGTGAGGCGGTCTCCTGGGACTACCCGGGGTTGCTCAAACTGCTCAGCAACCTGTCCAAGGAGCGCACCGGGCTGCCGCTGCTGCGCTGCTACTGGTACGAGGCGAGTGTCGAGGGCCGCCGCACCGCCGAGCACGACGCGCTCGCCGACATCCCCGGTCTCAAGCTCAGGCTGTCACGCATCCGTCCGGGACGCCGCGAGGGGGTGGACGCCCAGGTCCACCGCGACCTCATGACGCTGGCCCGCAACAGCGCGGTCTGCGACGCGGTGGTGGTCAGTGGCGACGAGGACCTGGCACAGGTCGTCTGCGACGCCCAGGACCTCGGTATCCGCGTCACCGTCGTGCACATCGCCGCCGACGGCAGCTGGGCGGTGTCCCGTTCGCTCCGTCAGGAATGTGACGACCTGATCGAGATCGGCGGCGGCCACCTGCGCCCGTACGTCAGCCTGACCGGCGGGGCCGTGGACACGCCTCCCTCGGGCAACGGCCATCAGCCGACCGGCAACGGCCAGGTCGTGGCTTCTCCCGCCGTCAGCAACAATGGCGCCTCACACGTCGCCCCGCAGGCTCTGCGCGTCAATCCCGCGCCTTCCCAGCCTGCTCTGCCGTCCTATCCGAGCTACAACCACGAGCCCCCACCGGCACCGGCCCCGCAGCAACAGGCCCCGGCTCCGCAGCAGGCACCGGCTCCGCCACCCCCGACCCCCAACGGCCCGACCGGCCCGCTGCCGGCCACCCCGCAGTACACCCCGGGCAACACCGGCAGCATGCCCAGCTACCAGCCCGGCCAGCTCGGCGTCTACACCGGTCCACAGGCGGCTCCCGTGCCGGTTCAGAGCATGTCCAACAGCAGCACGACCACGCTCTCCGACGCCGTGAAGGCCGCTCACAAGGAGGGCTACGACTTCGGTGAGTCCGTTGCCAAGGACGCTCCCGCCCTGTGGCTGGAGGCCGTGCTCGCCCGTAAACCCCGCATGCCCTCCGATCTGGAGGCCCGCCTTCTCCAGGGCTCCTCTCTGCCGATCGACTTCCTCCTCCATGACGAGGTCCGCCACGCCCTCCGTCGAGGCTTCTGGGACGCCCTGGAGCGCGCTCGACGCTAG
- a CDS encoding MerR family transcriptional regulator, with translation MDGDTLYSIGDLARRTGLTVKAIRFYSDCGIVPPTDRSPAGYRLYGIDAVARLDLVRTLRDLGLDLPTIRKVVDREISLPEVAAAHAEALAVQIRTLRLRRAVLTAVVKRGSTPEEMDLMHKLAKLSEDERRRLVGDFLDTAFGGLGSDAGFVGVMRSMTPELPDNPEAEQVEAWVELAELSQDPGFRSGMRRMAEQHAAEHAQGNTTGPRRDAAAMVRDQASPALAAGIDPASPQAEPVVAAVMAQYAHVVGRPDDVGLRRRLLTRLETVNDPRRELYLQLLAVINGWPAPESLAPVLDWFIQALRARIPG, from the coding sequence ATGGACGGCGACACGCTCTACTCGATCGGTGATCTGGCCCGGCGGACCGGACTGACGGTCAAAGCCATCCGGTTCTACTCCGACTGCGGGATCGTGCCGCCGACCGACCGCAGCCCGGCCGGCTACCGCCTCTACGGCATCGACGCCGTCGCACGCTTGGACCTCGTGCGGACGCTGCGCGACCTGGGACTGGACCTCCCCACGATCCGGAAGGTCGTGGACCGGGAGATCTCGCTTCCCGAGGTCGCCGCAGCGCACGCCGAAGCACTGGCGGTGCAGATCCGAACGCTGCGCCTGCGACGCGCGGTGCTGACGGCGGTGGTCAAGCGCGGGTCCACCCCTGAGGAGATGGATCTCATGCACAAGCTGGCCAAGCTCTCCGAGGACGAACGCCGACGTCTGGTCGGCGATTTCCTCGACACCGCCTTCGGCGGACTGGGCTCCGACGCCGGATTCGTAGGGGTCATGCGCTCGATGACCCCCGAACTGCCCGACAACCCCGAGGCCGAGCAGGTCGAGGCGTGGGTGGAGTTGGCCGAACTCTCCCAGGACCCGGGTTTTCGCTCCGGCATGCGGCGCATGGCTGAGCAGCACGCGGCCGAGCATGCCCAGGGCAACACCACGGGCCCGCGCCGCGACGCTGCCGCAATGGTCCGTGACCAGGCCAGCCCGGCCCTGGCAGCCGGCATCGATCCGGCCTCGCCCCAGGCGGAACCGGTCGTCGCGGCGGTCATGGCTCAATACGCGCACGTCGTCGGCCGCCCCGACGACGTCGGTCTTCGGCGCCGGCTGTTGACGCGGCTGGAGACCGTGAACGACCCTCGCAGGGAGCTGTACCTTCAACTGCTCGCAGTGATCAACGGCTGGCCGGCCCCGGAAAGTCTGGCGCCGGTGCTCGACTGGTTCATCCAGGCCTTGCGTGCCCGGATACCGGGGTAG